The following is a genomic window from Bacillus sp. FJAT-52991.
CGCAGCCGTTAGTGCATTGATTGTAAGCAATCCGAGTGAGGGGGGACAATCAATGATGATGTAATCATACTCATCACGAATCTCTTCTAATGCACGTTTTAAACGAACTTCTCTTGAAATGGTTGGTACAAGTTCAATCTCTGCGCCAGCAAGTGCAATGGTGGCTGGCACAACAAAAAAATGCTCAATTTCCGTTGGCTTAATCGTATCGGCTAATTCTACACCATCGACTAATACATCATAAATACAATGCTCAACTTCCCCCTTTTCGATGCCAGAACCACTTGTCGCATTTCCTTGGGGATCAATATCAATTAACAACACTTTCTTGTTTAAAAAGGCTAAACAAGCTCCTAAGTTTACACATGTTGTTGTTTTACCTACTCCGCCTTTTTGATTAGCTATAGCAATGACTTTTCCCATTTGAACCACCTACCTTCTCTTATCCCTTGAAACTATGTTTTCTCTATTTTAACAAATATCACCTCTTTCGTTATCATTCCATGAATAAATTCTTTTGATTTGAATAAATAAAAAGGGTGAAGTCCATCCCTGGTCATTCACCCTTGTGATTTTTTCTTTGGTATTTTAATAGTAATTTGATAAAAGTCTTCAAATTCCTCTTCTTGCGATTTCAAGTCAATGCCACTGTCTGACACCATAGATAGGGACTGACGAATCGTATTCACGGCAATTCGAACGTCTTTACTAACGGCTTTTCGACGTGGTTTTGGCGCTTCATTCGATGCTGTTAGCCATTGAGCAACTCGATCCTCTACCTGCTTGACGTTTAATTGCTTTTCAATGATCTCATTCATCAACTGAGTTTGCTTTTCTTCATCTTTCAGCGGAATTAATGCTCTTGCATGACGTTCGGTTATTTGCTTTTGCATGATCGCTTCTTGTATTTCTTGAGGAAGCTTTAATAGACGCAACTTATTCGCTACCGTTGATTGGCCTTTTCCAAGACGCTGAGCCAGAGCTTCTTGTGTTAATTGATGAAGTTCTAGTAATTTTGCATAAGCTAGTGCTTCTTCAATAGCTGATAGCTCTTCCCTTTGTAAATTCTCTATTAAGGCAACGGAAGCTGTTTCTTTATCGTCCATATTATTTATAATTGCAGGAACTGCGTCCCAATTTAATGTTTGGACTGCTCGCCAACGACGCTCACCGGCAATCAATTCATAGCGGCCATCTTCCATTTCACGAACGACGATTGGTTGAA
Proteins encoded in this region:
- a CDS encoding AAA family ATPase yields the protein MGKVIAIANQKGGVGKTTTCVNLGACLAFLNKKVLLIDIDPQGNATSGSGIEKGEVEHCIYDVLVDGVELADTIKPTEIEHFFVVPATIALAGAEIELVPTISREVRLKRALEEIRDEYDYIIIDCPPSLGLLTINALTAADSVIIPVQCEYYALEGLSQLLNTVRLVQKHLNQELYIEGVLLTMLDARTNLGIQVIEEVKKYFQDRVYRTIIPRNIRLSEAPSHGQPVILYDARSRGAEVYTDLAKEVAANG
- the noc gene encoding nucleoid occlusion protein, translating into MKRPFSRFFNIGEKAAEEQPGKPVAKGENIKKIPVSEIVPNRFQPRTVFDDQKIEELARTIHTHGIIQPIVVREMEDGRYELIAGERRWRAVQTLNWDAVPAIINNMDDKETASVALIENLQREELSAIEEALAYAKLLELHQLTQEALAQRLGKGQSTVANKLRLLKLPQEIQEAIMQKQITERHARALIPLKDEEKQTQLMNEIIEKQLNVKQVEDRVAQWLTASNEAPKPRRKAVSKDVRIAVNTIRQSLSMVSDSGIDLKSQEEEFEDFYQITIKIPKKKSQG